The following are encoded in a window of Bradyrhizobium guangdongense genomic DNA:
- a CDS encoding ATP-binding protein — translation MLEKEPQTEAGLRRWLEGAGLGHYTDLFAQHRLDLDVIGDLTEADLAELGLPLGDRKRLQRAMAALFQAETAEASVAPAHPPARTEVGAERRQLTTMFCDMVDSTALSAQFDPEDVRDMIASFRETCVRVVKHYEGFAARFVGDGILVYFGYPTAHEDDAERSVRAGLEIVRVLSTARAIEPRGALSHAPAVRIGIATGLVVVGDLVGQGTEERDSAVGETVNLAARLQALAPPNGVVISASTQSLLKGKFDYRNLGTHALKGISEKTQAWHVVRATRVETRFAAAMGTRLTPLVNREEEIALLMGRWQQVKEGDGQVVVKFGEPGIGKSRIIREIFERIAGDRHGQVSFQCSPYYTSTAFYPFVEQLKFSLGLDREDASALSLASLETAIAAAHGDVEQVAPLFAALLSIPTGERYPPLDLSPQQQKDATVAALVNHFLGLAREMPLVMVFEDLHWIDPTSREVVDLLVDRVQNRPILAILTARSEFQPSWNAHSHITTLVLNRLSRPLRTTLVERVAGRELPKEVVEEIIVKTDGVPLFLEELTKTVLESNLLTERHGRYVLSGPWRQLAIPATLTDSLMARLDRMGPFKRIAQIGATIGREFSYETLHAVANTPAEQIEAALTHLEEAGLIMRRGHPPDALYSFKHVMIQNAAHASLLHSERRKLHASIAQVLVEMYPEKTEREPELLAHHLTESGQSEGAASFWLKAGKQAARSGANLEAIGHLRRGLSVVQANARMQGADEMELELRIALGNALIAAKGYAVQEVEENYIRALELGQQLEDDEKAFAATRGLWVCHFIRADLTRAHDLSVELLKFAKRERLNEQAEPAQQTGYLIEAHRSIAMTMLYRGRFAAAQHHLHRCIDLYSPDLHSDLMERHGTDPGVVSLSYLGYLLWFLGQPDAARQHSEQAIQLAEKIRHPFSLAFALVFGAYLSQHLRDIEGTRDHANRAMIIATEHNFLHWKQQATILRGWALAQLGEAEEGITQMRSGLDEYEAMDSWLAGCWFRCLLAEAYAKVGMRDAALRALDGALATARRTGDHSYLAEVYRLQGEITLSDGDPVSVQEAEDLFGLSLETARKQSALSWELRTAVSLARLSLEAGKREQASLLLLPIVGKFNEGFLTPDLKLAMQLVHELGGEAPVRPQIPRNE, via the coding sequence ATGCTGGAGAAAGAGCCGCAGACGGAAGCCGGGTTGAGGCGCTGGCTCGAAGGCGCCGGCCTCGGCCACTACACCGACCTGTTCGCGCAGCACCGCCTCGATCTCGACGTCATTGGGGACCTCACCGAGGCAGACCTCGCCGAGCTCGGCCTGCCGCTCGGCGATCGCAAGCGGTTACAGCGTGCTATGGCCGCGTTGTTCCAGGCCGAGACGGCGGAAGCGTCGGTCGCACCCGCGCACCCGCCGGCCCGTACCGAAGTCGGCGCCGAGCGGCGCCAGCTCACCACCATGTTCTGCGACATGGTGGATTCCACCGCGCTCTCGGCCCAGTTCGATCCGGAAGACGTGCGCGACATGATCGCGAGCTTTCGCGAGACCTGCGTGCGCGTGGTCAAGCATTACGAAGGCTTCGCCGCCCGCTTCGTCGGTGACGGCATCCTGGTCTATTTCGGTTATCCGACCGCACACGAGGACGACGCCGAGCGCTCGGTGCGCGCCGGGCTCGAGATCGTGCGGGTGCTCTCGACGGCGCGTGCGATCGAGCCGCGCGGGGCGCTCAGCCATGCCCCCGCCGTCCGTATCGGAATCGCGACCGGTCTCGTCGTGGTCGGCGACCTCGTTGGCCAGGGCACCGAAGAGCGCGACTCCGCGGTCGGCGAGACCGTCAATCTGGCGGCGCGTCTGCAGGCGCTGGCGCCGCCCAATGGCGTTGTGATCTCCGCCTCGACGCAATCGCTGCTGAAGGGGAAGTTCGATTACCGCAATCTCGGCACCCATGCCCTGAAAGGTATCTCGGAAAAAACCCAGGCCTGGCACGTCGTGCGGGCGACCCGGGTGGAGACCCGCTTTGCCGCCGCCATGGGCACGCGGCTGACGCCCCTCGTCAATCGCGAGGAGGAAATCGCGCTGCTGATGGGGCGCTGGCAGCAGGTCAAGGAGGGCGACGGCCAGGTCGTCGTCAAGTTCGGCGAGCCCGGCATCGGTAAGTCCCGCATCATCCGGGAGATCTTCGAGCGCATCGCCGGCGACCGGCACGGTCAGGTCTCGTTCCAGTGCTCGCCCTATTACACTTCCACCGCGTTCTACCCGTTCGTCGAGCAGCTCAAATTCTCGCTCGGCCTCGATCGCGAGGATGCGTCCGCGCTGTCGTTGGCGAGCCTGGAGACGGCGATCGCCGCCGCGCACGGCGATGTCGAGCAGGTGGCGCCGCTGTTTGCCGCGCTGCTGTCGATACCGACCGGGGAGCGCTATCCGCCGCTCGACCTCTCGCCGCAGCAGCAGAAAGACGCCACGGTCGCAGCTCTGGTCAACCATTTCCTCGGCCTCGCACGCGAGATGCCGCTGGTGATGGTCTTTGAGGACCTGCACTGGATCGATCCGACCTCCCGCGAGGTGGTCGACCTCCTGGTCGACAGGGTGCAGAACCGGCCGATTCTCGCCATCCTCACTGCGCGCTCCGAATTCCAGCCGAGCTGGAACGCGCATTCGCACATCACCACGCTGGTGCTGAACCGGCTCAGCCGGCCGTTGCGCACGACGCTGGTCGAACGTGTCGCAGGGCGCGAGCTTCCCAAGGAGGTCGTCGAGGAGATCATCGTCAAGACCGACGGCGTGCCGCTGTTCCTGGAGGAGCTGACGAAGACGGTCCTCGAATCCAACCTCCTGACCGAGCGGCACGGGCGCTATGTGCTGTCGGGCCCGTGGCGGCAGCTTGCCATCCCGGCAACGCTGACGGATTCACTGATGGCGCGTCTCGACCGGATGGGCCCCTTCAAGCGTATCGCACAGATCGGCGCCACCATCGGCCGCGAATTCTCCTACGAGACGCTGCACGCGGTCGCCAACACGCCGGCGGAGCAGATCGAGGCGGCGCTGACGCACCTGGAGGAAGCCGGGCTCATCATGCGCCGCGGTCATCCGCCCGATGCGCTCTACTCCTTCAAGCACGTCATGATCCAGAACGCGGCGCATGCGAGCCTGCTGCACAGCGAACGGCGCAAGCTGCATGCGAGTATCGCCCAGGTGCTTGTCGAGATGTACCCGGAGAAGACCGAGCGCGAGCCGGAGCTGCTCGCCCATCACCTCACCGAATCTGGCCAGAGCGAGGGCGCGGCCAGCTTCTGGCTCAAGGCCGGCAAGCAGGCGGCGAGGAGCGGCGCCAATCTGGAGGCGATCGGACATCTGCGCCGGGGCTTGAGCGTCGTGCAGGCCAATGCGCGTATGCAGGGCGCCGACGAGATGGAGCTCGAGTTGCGCATTGCGCTCGGCAATGCGTTGATCGCAGCCAAGGGCTATGCCGTGCAGGAGGTCGAGGAGAACTATATCCGTGCGCTCGAGCTCGGCCAGCAACTCGAGGACGACGAAAAGGCGTTTGCAGCCACCCGCGGCCTCTGGGTCTGTCACTTCATCCGCGCCGATCTCACCCGCGCACACGATCTCAGCGTTGAGCTGCTGAAATTCGCCAAGCGGGAGCGGTTGAACGAGCAGGCGGAGCCGGCGCAGCAGACCGGCTATCTGATCGAGGCGCACCGTTCGATCGCGATGACGATGCTGTATCGCGGGCGCTTCGCCGCCGCGCAGCATCATCTGCATCGCTGCATCGATCTCTACAGCCCCGACCTGCACTCCGATCTGATGGAGCGTCACGGCACCGATCCCGGCGTCGTCTCGTTGTCTTATCTCGGCTATCTCCTCTGGTTCCTGGGGCAGCCTGACGCGGCGCGCCAGCACAGCGAACAGGCAATCCAGCTTGCGGAGAAGATCCGCCATCCTTTCTCGCTCGCCTTCGCATTGGTGTTCGGCGCCTATCTCAGCCAGCATCTGCGCGACATCGAGGGCACGCGCGACCATGCCAATCGCGCCATGATCATCGCCACCGAGCACAATTTCCTGCACTGGAAGCAGCAGGCCACGATCCTGCGGGGCTGGGCGCTGGCGCAGCTTGGCGAAGCCGAAGAAGGCATCACCCAGATGCGTTCCGGCCTCGATGAATACGAGGCGATGGATTCATGGCTCGCCGGCTGCTGGTTCCGCTGCCTGCTCGCGGAGGCCTACGCCAAGGTCGGCATGCGCGATGCCGCCCTGCGTGCGCTGGACGGTGCTCTTGCGACCGCAAGACGGACCGGCGATCACTCCTACCTCGCCGAGGTCTATCGCCTGCAGGGCGAGATCACGCTATCGGATGGCGATCCGGTCTCGGTGCAGGAGGCCGAAGACCTGTTCGGCCTGTCGCTGGAGACGGCGCGCAAGCAGAGCGCTTTGTCGTGGGAGCTCAGGACCGCCGTCAGCCTGGCGCGGCTGTCGCTCGAGGCCGGCAAGCGCGAACAGGCGAGCCTGTTGCTCTTGCCGATCGTCGGCAAGTTCAACGAGGGGTTTTTGACGCCCGACCTGAAGCTGGCCATGCAGCTCGTGCACGAGCTCGGGGGCGAAGCGCCCGTTCGTCCGCAAATTCCGCGAAATGAGTGA
- a CDS encoding non-ribosomal peptide synthetase — MALSAIASGARGGSAGTGGADTIGGLLAFHARTIPAAPALLAPGRPPLSYGALGARLEHLVGTLRGLGIAPSHRIAVALPRGADSALALIAVATACACVPVNPDLTMDELQRYFSEMKPAALVTRADTNSPSRDIARTLDIPLIDFVPGPETDLGECGFFGPTIGPASTGGAASAEDDAFILLTSGTAARPKMVPLTHRNVCLSAQNAGRVLSLTPHDRLLNVLPLFHAHGLISGLLTALAAGSSVIVTGGFDAPSFFGWMRDLQPTWYTAVPTIHRALLTAAEASPERVRSSSLRVIRSASSSLAPAILNGLEAAFGVPVLETYGMTEAASQIAANPFELRKVGSVGRAAGPEIAIMDETGRTLAPGERGEIVLRGPNMSRGYHNDEAATQAAFRDGWFRTGDLGYLDADGYLFIVGRIKDIINRGGQKVSPLEVEEVLLAHPAVLEAGVFPIPHAKLGENVAALVVLRPDSEVSSDRLRQFARKRLAAYKVPSLIRSVAALPKGASGKVKRNALAELISVAHDDDDTQLPRNALETQLAEIWASLLELPQVGVDQDVFALGADSLAVTQMRSRLRERFNVDFSFEDIFDCATVGGLAARIEATTHRDGMLPAWRHMASDEDAPLSFQQQRMYVLSRLDPTRYNYNVVEVALLRGEVDLAALEAGLAAICARHEALRSVFVECEGAPVQRVLQARPRLERIKLKACPAHRRAALIRREALKLAQYAFDLAREPPLKVTLLSFDRSSHALVVNVHHLVTDGWSQRLFWEALAAAYSAARKQGTAELPPPSFQYRDFARWQLSWAQTPAAKEQLDYWRAQLDGVTTLPLRTDRPRPEIWSGHGARHYFEFPRSLSAGIRTLSQDQGVTSFMTLLTVFQCLLFRHTGHEDVATGSLIANRNQIESERLIGLFANTLILRNDFGGDPTFSEMLRRVRQVTLDAYRNQDLPIEEVLRALQIARRTDGNPLFRIMFILQNASIEAARFPSLSARRLEVDPKVARFDITLELVEAEGRFTGFFEYATNLFDAATIGGMADQFKTLLKAVIANPEQRISRLPLLTEVERRRLPAKGRPANFATRGNLCERFERQAKKTPDAIAISDGHLALSYRELARRSQAIARWLSREGVGAESVVALLADRGPDLLAAMIAVQRAGAAFLNLDPEQPPARLATILGSSCATVLLVGRARSAMVDALLEPLVERILVAELEDAIALEPTKPARAAQRTSTSLAYLVYTSGSSGAPKGVMIEQRGLSNHLASLISELRLTPRDVIAQTAPQSFVISVWQFLAGPMTGARVHVCGNSVVQDPMMLAREIEREGITVLEIVPSLLRVILERLDEAPMLCAFAKLRLLISTGEPLPVELSRAWFARCPKVPLINAYGASECSDDVSLHRLTRAPDTATTNVPVGAPLPNTQLYVLDPNLQPQPIGVVGELCIGGAAVGRGYINDPAQSRERFIPDPFARAKGSRLYRTGDLARRRADGTIECLGRADLQVKVRGYRLELKEIEAALADHASVRAGIVEPRRDANGDVRLIAHVVPRAGTQISASELRDFLKSRLPVHAIPSAFLFLDQVPLNAHGKLDRSALLTPVQQEPARTDASVPARRFSEKVLSDIWIDLLGVESLGVTDNFFDLGGHSLLAGQAMARLARALGVSLPIKTIFEAPTIEQLARRVEEAAATKSQGPVAAIPRLVESGPSTLSIAQDQMMRIERNLPDLPLFNLPFAFHLDGPVDPRLLTQAIDDIVRRHDSLRTAFGWNGEEPVGHIAAPAALGPVLTIETVGDGRPHNNKRRKALEARKIELLIAQETYTPVDAARAPLLRMRLLRLHDLEHILLLTLHHAIADGWSIGVLFEELSSRYAALAGRPSAPLPRVPLAFSDIARWQRWWCGTEAARRQAADWTENLRGTAPLFDGEARPGASTGHHPLSLERDLVARLTAYARQHNATLFICLLTGLKALLMARTGRTDISVATAMANRAQPDTERIVGPFENTVIVRSRITPDLSFTQALARVRESVLESHARQELPFNILADHLEQEGIDPASLLQVYFTLQNPLRQPLDLPDVAVRSIGNVAREGQPVLPVDQTWLSLMLKERPSGITGSCNYKCELLDGGMVGTWMEDLVALLAGALSQPHTALHRLLDRRAA; from the coding sequence ATGGCATTGTCGGCAATTGCATCCGGAGCACGAGGTGGGTCGGCCGGCACGGGCGGAGCCGATACCATCGGCGGCCTTCTCGCCTTCCATGCGCGAACCATTCCGGCAGCACCTGCCCTGCTGGCCCCCGGCCGGCCGCCTTTGAGCTATGGCGCGCTGGGCGCCAGGCTCGAGCATCTCGTCGGTACGCTGCGCGGGCTCGGCATCGCTCCCTCCCACCGGATTGCTGTTGCGCTGCCGCGCGGGGCCGACAGCGCGTTGGCTCTGATCGCGGTTGCCACGGCCTGCGCCTGCGTCCCCGTCAACCCCGATCTGACGATGGACGAGCTGCAACGCTATTTCAGCGAGATGAAGCCGGCGGCGCTGGTGACGCGGGCCGACACGAATTCGCCGAGTCGCGACATCGCCAGGACGCTCGACATTCCCCTGATCGACTTCGTGCCGGGGCCGGAGACGGATCTCGGCGAGTGTGGATTCTTCGGCCCGACAATCGGTCCGGCCAGCACGGGCGGCGCAGCGAGCGCCGAGGACGATGCGTTCATCCTGCTGACATCGGGCACGGCGGCGCGACCGAAAATGGTGCCGCTGACGCATCGCAACGTCTGCCTCTCCGCCCAGAACGCCGGACGCGTGCTGTCGCTCACCCCGCACGATCGCCTGCTCAACGTCCTGCCGCTGTTTCACGCCCACGGCCTGATCTCCGGCCTGCTGACGGCGCTCGCGGCCGGCTCCAGCGTGATCGTGACCGGGGGGTTCGACGCACCGTCCTTTTTCGGTTGGATGCGGGATCTGCAACCGACCTGGTACACGGCAGTGCCGACCATTCATCGCGCATTGCTGACAGCCGCGGAAGCCAGCCCCGAACGTGTCCGATCGTCATCGCTGCGCGTGATCCGCTCGGCTTCGTCTTCGCTCGCGCCCGCCATCCTCAACGGCCTGGAGGCGGCGTTCGGCGTCCCCGTGCTCGAGACTTACGGGATGACCGAAGCGGCTTCGCAGATTGCTGCCAATCCGTTCGAGCTGCGCAAGGTCGGATCGGTTGGCCGCGCCGCGGGTCCTGAGATCGCGATCATGGACGAAACCGGCCGGACGCTCGCGCCCGGCGAGCGTGGCGAGATCGTGCTGCGCGGGCCGAACATGAGCCGCGGCTATCATAATGACGAAGCGGCCACCCAGGCCGCGTTCCGCGACGGCTGGTTCCGGACCGGCGATCTCGGCTACCTCGATGCCGACGGCTATCTCTTCATCGTCGGCCGCATCAAGGACATCATCAACCGCGGCGGCCAGAAGGTGTCGCCGCTGGAGGTCGAAGAGGTGCTGCTGGCCCACCCGGCAGTGCTGGAAGCCGGAGTCTTCCCAATTCCGCACGCAAAGCTAGGCGAGAACGTTGCCGCCCTCGTGGTTCTGCGTCCCGATTCCGAGGTAAGCTCGGATCGGTTGCGCCAATTCGCACGCAAGCGTCTTGCCGCCTACAAGGTGCCGAGCCTGATCCGCAGCGTGGCCGCTCTGCCGAAGGGCGCGAGCGGCAAGGTCAAGCGCAATGCGCTGGCCGAGCTGATTTCGGTTGCCCATGACGACGACGATACGCAGCTGCCGCGCAACGCGCTGGAGACCCAGCTCGCGGAGATCTGGGCCAGTCTGCTCGAGCTTCCGCAAGTCGGCGTCGATCAGGACGTGTTTGCGCTCGGCGCCGACTCGCTCGCGGTCACGCAAATGCGTTCGCGCCTGCGCGAGCGCTTCAACGTGGACTTCTCGTTCGAGGACATCTTCGATTGCGCCACCGTCGGTGGTCTTGCGGCCCGGATCGAGGCCACGACGCATCGCGACGGGATGCTACCAGCATGGCGCCACATGGCTTCCGACGAAGACGCGCCGCTCTCGTTCCAGCAGCAGCGGATGTATGTGCTCTCGCGGCTGGATCCGACGCGCTACAATTACAACGTGGTCGAGGTCGCTCTCCTCAGGGGCGAGGTGGACCTCGCCGCGCTCGAGGCGGGCCTTGCTGCGATCTGCGCGCGTCACGAGGCGCTCCGCTCGGTCTTCGTCGAATGCGAGGGCGCACCTGTGCAGCGCGTGCTTCAGGCACGCCCGCGGCTCGAGCGGATCAAGCTCAAAGCCTGCCCTGCGCACCGGCGGGCTGCGCTCATTCGGCGCGAGGCGCTGAAGCTCGCGCAATACGCATTTGATCTGGCCCGGGAGCCGCCGCTCAAGGTGACGCTGCTCTCGTTCGACAGATCCAGCCATGCGCTGGTTGTCAACGTCCATCACCTCGTCACCGACGGCTGGTCGCAGCGGCTGTTCTGGGAGGCCCTCGCCGCCGCATATTCTGCGGCACGCAAGCAAGGCACGGCGGAGCTACCCCCGCCCAGCTTCCAATATCGGGACTTTGCTCGCTGGCAGCTGAGCTGGGCGCAAACGCCCGCAGCAAAGGAGCAGCTCGATTACTGGCGGGCGCAGCTCGATGGCGTCACCACGCTGCCGCTGCGGACCGACCGGCCGCGGCCGGAGATCTGGAGCGGTCACGGCGCCCGCCACTATTTCGAATTCCCCAGGAGCCTTTCGGCCGGCATTCGCACGCTGAGTCAGGATCAGGGCGTGACGTCTTTCATGACGCTGCTCACCGTTTTTCAGTGTCTGCTGTTCCGCCATACCGGGCACGAGGATGTCGCGACCGGATCGCTGATCGCGAACCGTAACCAGATCGAGAGCGAACGCCTGATCGGGTTGTTTGCCAACACGCTGATCCTGCGCAACGATTTCGGCGGCGATCCGACCTTCAGCGAAATGCTGCGACGGGTGCGCCAGGTCACGCTCGATGCCTATCGCAACCAGGACCTTCCGATCGAGGAAGTCTTGCGCGCTTTGCAAATCGCGCGCAGGACGGATGGCAATCCGCTGTTCCGGATCATGTTCATCCTACAGAATGCTTCGATCGAGGCCGCGCGCTTCCCGAGCCTGTCGGCACGCCGGCTGGAGGTCGACCCGAAGGTCGCGCGCTTCGATATCACGCTGGAGCTGGTCGAGGCCGAGGGCCGCTTTACCGGCTTCTTCGAATACGCCACCAACCTGTTCGACGCAGCCACAATCGGGGGCATGGCGGATCAGTTCAAAACTCTGCTCAAGGCCGTCATCGCCAATCCCGAGCAGCGCATCTCGCGCCTGCCGCTGCTGACGGAGGTGGAACGCCGGCGATTGCCGGCGAAAGGCAGGCCGGCCAATTTCGCCACACGCGGCAATCTCTGCGAACGGTTCGAACGGCAGGCGAAGAAGACGCCGGACGCCATCGCTATATCCGATGGGCATCTCGCCCTGAGCTATCGCGAGCTGGCGCGCCGCAGCCAGGCGATCGCACGCTGGCTTAGCCGCGAAGGCGTCGGCGCGGAAAGCGTGGTCGCACTGCTGGCGGACCGGGGGCCGGATCTGCTCGCGGCGATGATCGCGGTGCAGCGCGCAGGCGCGGCGTTCCTGAATCTCGATCCCGAGCAGCCGCCGGCGCGGCTCGCAACCATCCTGGGATCAAGCTGCGCAACCGTGCTGCTCGTGGGGCGCGCAAGGTCGGCTATGGTTGATGCCCTGCTCGAACCGCTGGTTGAGCGCATCCTCGTGGCGGAGCTCGAGGACGCGATCGCGCTCGAACCGACGAAGCCCGCCCGTGCGGCGCAGCGTACAAGCACGAGCCTTGCCTATCTCGTCTACACCTCCGGCTCCTCCGGTGCGCCGAAGGGCGTCATGATCGAGCAGCGCGGGCTGTCCAATCATCTGGCGTCGCTGATTTCCGAGCTTCGCCTCACCCCTAGGGACGTGATCGCCCAGACGGCCCCGCAGAGCTTTGTCATCTCGGTCTGGCAGTTCCTGGCCGGTCCCATGACCGGCGCGCGCGTCCATGTCTGCGGCAATTCGGTCGTGCAGGACCCGATGATGCTGGCGCGGGAGATCGAACGCGAGGGCATCACGGTGCTCGAGATCGTCCCTTCGCTGCTTCGCGTCATCCTGGAACGCCTCGACGAAGCGCCGATGCTGTGCGCCTTCGCCAAGCTGCGGCTGCTGATCTCGACGGGCGAGCCGCTGCCGGTCGAGCTCAGCCGGGCCTGGTTCGCACGCTGCCCGAAGGTGCCGCTGATCAACGCCTACGGGGCTTCGGAATGTTCCGACGACGTCTCGCTGCATCGACTGACCAGGGCGCCGGACACGGCGACGACCAATGTTCCGGTCGGAGCGCCACTACCCAACACCCAGCTCTACGTGCTCGATCCAAATCTGCAGCCGCAGCCGATCGGCGTCGTCGGCGAGCTCTGCATCGGCGGTGCCGCCGTCGGGCGCGGCTACATCAACGATCCCGCACAAAGCCGGGAACGCTTCATCCCCGATCCTTTCGCGCGGGCGAAAGGCAGCCGGCTGTACCGCACCGGCGACCTTGCCCGCCGCCGTGCCGACGGCACCATCGAATGCCTCGGCCGCGCCGACCTGCAGGTCAAGGTCCGTGGCTACCGCCTCGAGCTCAAGGAGATCGAGGCTGCGCTTGCCGACCACGCGAGCGTGCGCGCCGGCATCGTCGAGCCGCGCCGCGATGCCAATGGCGATGTCAGGCTGATCGCCCATGTCGTCCCCAGAGCCGGCACCCAGATCAGCGCCAGTGAGCTGCGCGACTTCCTCAAGAGCCGCCTGCCTGTTCATGCGATCCCCTCCGCGTTCCTGTTTCTGGATCAGGTGCCGTTGAATGCCCACGGCAAGCTCGATCGCTCAGCCCTGTTGACCCCGGTGCAGCAGGAGCCCGCAAGGACCGACGCTTCCGTGCCGGCGCGACGCTTCAGCGAAAAAGTCCTGTCGGACATCTGGATCGACTTGTTGGGGGTCGAGAGTCTCGGCGTCACCGACAATTTCTTCGACCTTGGCGGCCATTCGCTGCTGGCGGGCCAGGCGATGGCGCGCCTGGCCCGCGCGCTCGGGGTCTCCCTGCCGATCAAGACCATCTTCGAGGCGCCGACGATCGAGCAGCTCGCCCGACGCGTCGAAGAGGCTGCTGCCACGAAATCGCAAGGTCCAGTGGCCGCGATCCCACGCCTGGTCGAGAGCGGACCTTCCACGCTGTCGATCGCGCAGGACCAGATGATGCGGATCGAGCGGAACCTGCCCGATCTGCCGCTGTTCAACCTGCCCTTCGCCTTCCACCTCGACGGGCCGGTCGATCCGCGACTACTGACGCAGGCCATCGACGACATCGTGCGCCGCCACGACTCGTTGCGGACGGCGTTCGGCTGGAATGGCGAGGAGCCGGTCGGCCACATCGCCGCGCCCGCTGCGCTCGGCCCGGTGCTGACCATCGAGACCGTCGGTGACGGGCGCCCCCACAACAACAAGCGGCGCAAAGCGCTCGAAGCGAGGAAGATCGAGCTCCTGATCGCGCAGGAGACCTATACCCCGGTCGACGCCGCCCGGGCGCCGCTGCTGCGGATGCGACTGCTGCGGCTGCATGACCTGGAGCACATCCTGCTGCTGACGCTGCATCATGCCATCGCCGATGGCTGGTCGATCGGTGTGCTGTTCGAGGAATTGTCGAGTCGTTATGCCGCGCTGGCGGGCCGTCCATCGGCGCCTTTGCCAAGAGTGCCGCTCGCATTCTCCGACATCGCACGCTGGCAACGCTGGTGGTGCGGCACCGAGGCGGCCCGCCGGCAGGCAGCCGACTGGACCGAGAATTTGCGCGGTACAGCCCCCTTGTTCGACGGCGAAGCGCGGCCGGGCGCATCAACAGGCCATCATCCGCTCAGCCTGGAGCGCGATCTCGTCGCCCGGCTCACGGCCTATGCACGACAGCACAATGCCACGCTGTTCATCTGCCTGCTCACCGGCCTGAAGGCCCTGCTGATGGCGCGGACCGGGCGCACCGACATTTCGGTCGCCACGGCCATGGCCAACCGCGCCCAGCCGGACACCGAGCGAATCGTGGGTCCGTTCGAGAACACGGTGATCGTCCGTAGCCGAATCACGCCGGATCTGTCGTTCACGCAAGCACTGGCCCGGGTGCGCGAAAGCGTGCTCGAGAGCCATGCGCGACAGGAGCTGCCGTTCAATATTCTGGCCGACCATCTGGAGCAGGAGGGCATCGATCCCGCGTCGCTGCTCCAAGTCTACTTCACCCTGCAAAATCCGTTGCGCCAACCGCTCGACCTGCCCGATGTCGCGGTGCGGTCGATTGGAAACGTCGCGCGCGAGGGCCAACCGGTTTTGCCCGTCGACCAGACCTGGCTGTCACTGATGCTGAAGGAGCGCCCGAGCGGGATCACCGGTTCATGCAATTACAAGTGCGAGCTGCTCGACGGCGGCATGGTCGGCACGTGGATGGAGGATCTCGTCGCACTGCTGGCGGGGGCCCTCTCCCAGCCCCATACAGCGCTCCATCGGCTACTCGACCGCCGCGCGGCATGA
- a CDS encoding 4'-phosphopantetheinyl transferase family protein gives MPNDGIELFVGLIESIDTPGAVDACRRLLSIDERIRADRFKFERHQRQYIFAHAMLRMALSHAAPDVAPTEWSFSTGRYGRPFVASPRQATALHYSLSHADGCVACVVSKHEAVGVDVETVSRRVAPLSTALRFFAPEEVETLRGLPEPAAIERFFDYWTLKEAYLKARGFGLNLPLDAFAMRVSREAIGISFKPDIADDPAGWRFSLCSPSPSHRLAIADGSRAAGGLRIIRNAWPLQEAAE, from the coding sequence ATGCCAAACGACGGAATTGAACTGTTTGTCGGACTGATCGAGAGCATCGATACGCCGGGCGCGGTCGATGCGTGCCGGAGGTTGCTCTCCATCGACGAACGGATCCGCGCCGACCGCTTCAAGTTCGAGCGGCATCAGCGGCAATATATCTTCGCGCACGCAATGTTGCGTATGGCGCTCTCGCACGCGGCACCCGATGTCGCCCCCACCGAATGGTCGTTTTCGACCGGCCGCTACGGACGGCCCTTTGTCGCATCGCCCAGGCAGGCGACGGCCCTCCATTACAGCCTGTCGCATGCCGACGGCTGTGTCGCCTGCGTCGTTTCAAAGCACGAGGCCGTCGGCGTCGACGTCGAGACCGTGTCGCGGCGTGTCGCGCCGCTATCGACCGCGCTCCGCTTCTTTGCGCCGGAGGAGGTCGAAACGCTGCGCGGCCTGCCGGAGCCGGCCGCAATCGAGCGTTTCTTCGACTATTGGACCTTGAAGGAGGCCTATCTGAAGGCCAGAGGTTTCGGCCTCAATCTGCCGCTCGATGCCTTCGCGATGCGGGTCTCGCGGGAGGCAATCGGGATCAGCTTCAAACCCGACATCGCCGACGATCCCGCAGGCTGGCGCTTCTCGCTGTGCTCGCCCTCGCCCTCGCACCGCTTGGCGATCGCCGACGGCTCCCGTGCGGCCGGCGGCCTTCGTATCATCCGCAACGCCTGGCCGCTCCAGGAAGCGGCGGAATGA